From the Peromyscus leucopus breed LL Stock chromosome 8b, UCI_PerLeu_2.1, whole genome shotgun sequence genome, one window contains:
- the Dexi gene encoding dexamethasone-induced protein, translating to MPGARVAAHLDALGPLVSYVQPPLLPSMFYVGLFFVNVLILYYAFLMEYIVLNVGLVFLPEDLDQALVDLGVLSDPGSGLYDADSELDVFDGYLE from the coding sequence ATGCCCGGCGCCCGGGTCGCAGCCCACCTGGACGCTCTGGGCCCTCTGGTCTCCTACGTGCAGCCACCGCTGCTGCCCTCTATGTTCTACGTGGGCCTGTTCTTCGTCAATGTGCTGATCCTCTACTACGCCTTCCTCATGGAATACATCGTCCTCAACGTGGGCCTCGTCTTCCTGCCCGAGGACTTGGACCAGGCTCTGGTGGACCTCGGCGTACTCTCCGACCCCGGCTCTGGCCTCTACGATGCCGATTCGGAGCTCGACGTCTTTGATGGATATTTGGAGTAA